In the Aromatoleum bremense genome, one interval contains:
- a CDS encoding malto-oligosyltrehalose synthase, translating into MDGETASERVIHADSGRGHDVGGEARPGLDALCLDLGVALEYEDAWGQRTVVPEAKKRDIVAALGYPVADQAEAAACLADLRAAARRRILPPLLVVQGGTPPLRLTANLPAEFVGRTLPWRIVLEDGGERSGVVVPHPVPADLTLPDSASPGTPVPDAEGSGDDSRRPTLLELPIDVPPGHHRLLLFEPAQPPRELASAALAVCPATCFQLPRPAPQCVGDRLWGPAVQVYALRSSRNWGIGDFGDLLRLVDLAADAGAHVVGVNPLHALFPHDPARASPYSPSSREWLNVLYIEIETTRDYGECAAARQHVEEPAFRQRLEALRATEFVDYGGVAAAKFEVLEMLYRHFRSVHLERNTQRAGLFRDFQREGGRSLRAHALFDALQERFFRLDRAVWGWTVWPEAYRDIDGPAVEAFALANEERVEFFEYLQWQAEAQLRRVAARAQARGMAIGLYRDLAVGVNEGGSETWARPKLHALGIHAGAPPDELNPAGQDWGFPPVIPQRLAAECFEPFLAVLRANMRHAGALRIDHVMSLMRLFWLPTDRPRRVGAYVAYPMDELLGLLCLESRRHRCVVIGEDLGIVPQGVRDAMARYAILSYRPLYFEQDWGAGGFRAPRDWPAQAVASVSTHDLPTLCSYWSGFDLQLRDRLGMYREPGMHARQLERREADRRALLAALAAEEGCGEGVGEGAGTDPARVADDDPRLAVAVHRFIARTPAAIAVVQFEDVLGQLEGVNLPGTSESEYPNWRRKLGAELADIEVDPRWRAVSAAVDAERPCPLRELSGGPADFHPETAAIPRATYRLQFHADFGFAAAEAVLPYLAELGISHVYAAPFLKARPGSRHGYDIVDHQAVNPEIGSEADFDRYCARLAELGLGQVLDVVPNHVGVLGADNEWWLDVLENGEASEYAEYFDIDWQPPFPELRGKVLLPVLGDQYGLVLEAGELRLGFCAERGEFSVHYFEHRFPVDPCDYPSILTPAASTRGAQSVAAAEQVELETLLAALRHLPPRDVADPALQTERRHNKNLFKQHLAALHERLPAVRARIEEQLAAFNGRVGEPASFDALDALLARQAYRLASWRVAADDINYRRFFDINDLAALRMEVESVFEATHAQIFRWLAEGRVAGLRIDHPDGLAEPVAYFERLQARHAAICRELALARGTPPAGPEPALYLVVEKILAEFEPLPAEWPVHGDTGYRFANLCNGLFVDSAQESRFSRIYRAFTGEARNFSEVLHEAKLLIMMHSLPGEVSGLAGLLHDIAQHDRRTRDFTRSRLRGALKEIVAGFPVYRTYIGPRGVSDTDRRYIERAVASAAARTRAGDATVLRFVRDVLVSAPTETAAELRPLKLRFVRRFQQFTAPVMAKSMEDTAFYRYNRLVSLNDVGGDPHTFGIAVQDFHAANERVAASHPFGLLGSSTHDSKRSEDVRARIDVLSEMPGAWRLALRRWRKLNERHKRRVNDALAPSCNDEYLLYQTLLGVWPATPPDGRGLAELARRVDAYMLKAVREAKRHTSWMNPEPGYEAALSGFVRRLFAGGLDNPFVADFLPFHARVSCFGCYNSLAMALLKLTAPGVPDIYQGCETWNYRLVDPDNRLRVDFAAARELLHGLQQACPDGADEATRRNVLAAMLGAMSDARDDGRTKLYVLWRALAVRREFEQTMRFGRYVALETDGPAALHVVAFARVLGDDIVVVVASRLLFTLCRGDASLLRDAAIWQGTFVELPAFSEGRQWRDALCGQGVRPECAGNRCRLDVARLFGALPLALLVPQRERAVASREAG; encoded by the coding sequence ATGGACGGCGAGACGGCGAGCGAGAGGGTGATCCACGCGGACTCGGGCAGGGGGCACGACGTCGGCGGCGAGGCGCGCCCAGGACTCGACGCGCTGTGCCTGGATCTGGGCGTCGCGCTCGAGTATGAGGACGCCTGGGGCCAGCGCACGGTCGTGCCCGAGGCGAAGAAGCGCGACATCGTCGCCGCGCTCGGCTATCCGGTCGCCGACCAGGCCGAGGCGGCGGCCTGTCTCGCGGACCTGCGCGCCGCTGCGCGCCGGCGCATCCTGCCGCCGTTGTTGGTCGTGCAGGGCGGCACCCCGCCGCTGCGGCTGACGGCGAACCTGCCGGCGGAGTTCGTCGGCCGTACGCTGCCGTGGCGCATCGTGCTCGAGGACGGCGGCGAGCGTTCCGGCGTCGTCGTGCCGCACCCCGTCCCGGCCGACCTCACGCTGCCCGACTCCGCCTCGCCCGGAACTCCCGTCCCGGACGCTGAGGGGAGTGGCGATGACAGCCGCCGCCCGACGCTGCTGGAGCTCCCCATCGACGTGCCGCCGGGGCACCACCGGCTGCTGCTCTTCGAGCCCGCGCAGCCACCGCGCGAACTGGCCAGCGCGGCGCTCGCGGTCTGCCCCGCGACCTGTTTCCAGCTGCCGCGCCCGGCGCCGCAATGCGTCGGCGACCGGCTGTGGGGGCCGGCCGTGCAGGTGTACGCGCTGCGCTCGTCGCGCAACTGGGGGATCGGCGATTTCGGCGACCTGCTGCGCCTCGTCGACCTCGCCGCCGACGCCGGCGCGCACGTCGTCGGAGTCAATCCGCTGCACGCGCTGTTCCCGCACGATCCGGCACGCGCCAGCCCGTACAGCCCGTCGAGCCGCGAATGGCTCAACGTGCTGTACATCGAGATCGAGACGACGCGCGACTACGGCGAATGCGCCGCCGCGCGCCAGCACGTCGAGGAGCCCGCGTTCCGGCAGCGGCTCGAAGCGCTGCGCGCAACCGAATTCGTCGACTACGGCGGCGTCGCCGCGGCGAAGTTCGAAGTGCTCGAGATGCTGTACCGCCACTTCCGCAGCGTGCATCTCGAACGCAACACGCAGCGCGCCGGGCTGTTCCGCGACTTCCAGCGCGAGGGCGGGCGCAGCCTGCGCGCGCACGCACTGTTCGATGCGCTGCAGGAACGGTTCTTCCGCCTCGACCGCGCGGTCTGGGGCTGGACGGTGTGGCCCGAGGCGTACCGCGACATCGACGGTCCGGCGGTCGAAGCGTTCGCCCTCGCCAACGAGGAGCGCGTCGAGTTCTTCGAGTACCTGCAATGGCAGGCCGAAGCGCAGCTGCGCCGCGTCGCCGCGCGGGCGCAGGCGCGCGGCATGGCGATCGGCCTGTACCGCGACCTCGCGGTGGGCGTGAACGAAGGCGGCTCGGAGACCTGGGCGCGGCCGAAGCTGCACGCGCTCGGCATCCACGCCGGCGCGCCGCCCGACGAGCTCAACCCGGCAGGGCAGGACTGGGGTTTTCCTCCGGTCATCCCGCAGCGCCTCGCGGCCGAGTGCTTCGAACCTTTCCTCGCGGTGCTGCGCGCGAACATGCGCCACGCGGGCGCGCTGCGCATCGATCACGTGATGAGCCTGATGCGCCTGTTCTGGCTGCCGACCGACCGGCCGCGCCGCGTCGGCGCCTACGTCGCGTACCCGATGGACGAGCTGCTCGGGCTGCTGTGCCTCGAGAGCCGCCGCCACCGCTGCGTCGTCATCGGCGAGGACCTCGGCATCGTGCCGCAGGGAGTCCGCGACGCGATGGCGCGCTACGCGATCCTCTCGTACCGCCCGCTGTATTTCGAGCAGGACTGGGGCGCCGGCGGTTTCAGGGCACCGCGGGACTGGCCGGCGCAGGCGGTGGCGTCGGTATCGACGCACGACCTGCCGACGCTGTGCAGCTACTGGAGCGGCTTCGACCTGCAGCTGCGCGACAGGCTTGGCATGTACCGCGAGCCGGGGATGCACGCTCGCCAGCTCGAACGCCGCGAGGCCGATCGCCGCGCGCTGCTCGCCGCGCTGGCCGCCGAAGAAGGATGCGGGGAGGGGGTCGGCGAGGGGGCCGGCACCGATCCGGCGCGCGTCGCGGACGACGATCCGCGCCTCGCGGTCGCGGTGCATCGCTTCATCGCCCGCACGCCGGCGGCAATTGCGGTCGTGCAGTTCGAGGACGTCCTCGGGCAACTCGAAGGCGTCAACCTGCCGGGGACGAGCGAGTCCGAATACCCGAACTGGCGCCGCAAGCTCGGCGCCGAACTCGCCGACATCGAGGTCGACCCGCGGTGGCGCGCGGTCAGCGCCGCGGTGGATGCGGAACGGCCGTGCCCGCTGCGCGAGCTGAGCGGCGGCCCGGCCGATTTCCACCCGGAGACTGCGGCAATCCCGCGCGCGACGTACCGGCTGCAGTTCCACGCCGACTTCGGCTTCGCCGCGGCCGAAGCGGTGCTGCCCTATCTCGCCGAGCTCGGCATCAGCCACGTCTATGCGGCGCCGTTCCTGAAGGCGCGCCCCGGCAGCCGGCATGGCTACGACATCGTCGACCACCAGGCGGTGAACCCCGAGATCGGCAGCGAGGCGGACTTCGACCGTTACTGCGCGCGGCTGGCCGAGCTCGGGCTCGGGCAGGTCCTTGACGTCGTGCCCAACCACGTCGGCGTGCTCGGCGCCGACAACGAGTGGTGGCTGGACGTGCTCGAGAACGGCGAGGCGTCCGAATACGCGGAATACTTCGACATCGACTGGCAGCCGCCTTTCCCGGAGCTGCGCGGCAAAGTGCTGCTGCCGGTGCTCGGCGACCAGTACGGGCTGGTGCTCGAAGCCGGCGAGCTGCGGCTGGGCTTCTGCGCCGAGCGCGGCGAATTCAGCGTGCATTACTTCGAGCATCGCTTCCCGGTCGATCCGTGCGACTACCCGTCGATCCTCACCCCGGCCGCCTCGACGCGCGGCGCGCAGAGCGTCGCCGCCGCCGAGCAGGTCGAACTCGAGACGCTGCTCGCGGCGCTGCGCCACCTGCCGCCGCGCGACGTCGCCGACCCGGCGCTGCAGACCGAGCGCCGCCACAACAAGAACCTCTTCAAGCAGCACCTCGCGGCGCTCCACGAGCGGCTCCCGGCGGTGCGGGCGCGCATCGAGGAACAGCTTGCAGCGTTCAACGGGCGCGTCGGCGAACCGGCGAGTTTTGACGCGCTCGACGCGCTGCTCGCGCGCCAGGCGTACCGGCTCGCGTCGTGGCGCGTCGCTGCCGACGACATCAACTACCGCCGCTTCTTCGACATCAACGACCTCGCGGCGCTGCGCATGGAAGTGGAAAGCGTGTTCGAGGCGACGCACGCGCAGATCTTCCGCTGGCTCGCGGAAGGGCGCGTGGCGGGCCTGCGCATCGACCATCCGGACGGGCTCGCGGAGCCGGTCGCGTATTTCGAACGCCTGCAGGCCCGCCACGCGGCGATCTGCCGCGAGCTCGCGCTCGCCCGCGGTACGCCGCCCGCCGGGCCGGAACCGGCGCTGTATCTCGTCGTCGAGAAGATCCTCGCCGAGTTCGAGCCGCTGCCGGCCGAGTGGCCGGTGCACGGCGACACCGGCTACCGCTTCGCGAACCTGTGCAACGGACTGTTCGTCGATTCGGCGCAGGAGTCGCGCTTTTCGCGGATCTACCGCGCCTTCACCGGCGAAGCGCGCAATTTCAGCGAAGTGCTGCACGAAGCGAAGCTGCTGATCATGATGCATTCGCTGCCGGGCGAAGTCAGCGGGCTGGCCGGGCTGCTCCACGACATCGCCCAGCACGACCGGCGCACGCGCGATTTCACGCGCAGTCGGCTGCGCGGCGCGCTGAAGGAGATCGTCGCCGGCTTCCCGGTCTATCGCACCTACATCGGGCCGCGCGGGGTTTCCGACACCGACCGCCGCTACATCGAGCGCGCTGTCGCGAGTGCTGCCGCGCGCACCCGCGCGGGCGATGCGACGGTGCTGCGCTTCGTGCGCGACGTGCTGGTCTCGGCGCCGACCGAAACCGCGGCCGAACTGCGCCCGCTCAAGCTGCGCTTTGTGCGGCGCTTCCAGCAGTTCACCGCGCCGGTGATGGCCAAGTCGATGGAAGACACCGCGTTCTACCGCTACAACCGGCTGGTGTCGCTGAACGACGTCGGCGGCGATCCGCACACGTTCGGCATCGCGGTGCAGGATTTCCACGCCGCGAACGAGCGCGTCGCGGCGAGCCACCCGTTCGGCCTGCTCGGCAGTTCGACCCACGACAGCAAGCGCTCGGAGGACGTGCGCGCGCGCATCGACGTGCTGTCCGAAATGCCGGGCGCGTGGCGGCTCGCGCTGCGACGTTGGCGCAAGCTCAACGAGCGCCACAAGCGCCGGGTCAATGACGCGCTTGCGCCGTCGTGCAACGACGAATACCTGCTGTACCAGACGCTGCTCGGCGTGTGGCCGGCGACACCGCCCGACGGTCGCGGTCTGGCCGAGCTCGCGCGCCGTGTCGACGCCTACATGCTGAAGGCCGTGCGCGAGGCGAAACGGCACACCAGCTGGATGAACCCCGAGCCCGGCTACGAGGCGGCGCTTTCCGGCTTCGTGCGGCGCCTCTTTGCCGGCGGGCTCGACAATCCGTTCGTCGCCGACTTCCTGCCGTTCCACGCGCGGGTGTCATGCTTCGGCTGCTACAACAGCCTCGCGATGGCGCTGCTCAAGCTCACCGCCCCCGGCGTGCCGGACATCTACCAGGGTTGCGAGACGTGGAACTACCGGCTCGTGGACCCGGACAACCGCCTCCGGGTCGATTTCGCCGCCGCGCGCGAACTCCTGCACGGCCTGCAGCAGGCGTGCCCGGACGGTGCGGACGAGGCCACGCGGCGCAACGTGCTCGCCGCGATGCTCGGCGCGATGTCCGACGCTCGCGACGACGGTCGCACCAAGCTCTACGTGCTGTGGCGCGCGCTCGCGGTGCGGCGCGAGTTCGAGCAGACGATGCGCTTCGGCCGCTATGTCGCGCTGGAGACGGACGGGCCGGCGGCGCTGCACGTCGTCGCGTTCGCGCGCGTGCTCGGCGACGACATCGTCGTCGTCGTCGCCTCGCGCCTGCTGTTCACGCTGTGCCGCGGCGACGCCTCGCTGCTGCGCGACGCGGCGATCTGGCAGGGCACGTTCGTCGAGCTGCCGGCGTTCTCGGAAGGCCGGCAATGGCGCGATGCGCTGTGCGGGCAGGGCGTGCGGCCGGAGTGCGCCGGCAACCGCTGCCGTCTCGATGTCGCGCGCCTGTTCGGTGCGCTGCCGCTGGCCCTGCTCGTGCCGCAACGCGAGCGTGCCGTCGCCAGCCGGGAGGCGGGATGA